A single region of the Palaemon carinicauda isolate YSFRI2023 chromosome 17, ASM3689809v2, whole genome shotgun sequence genome encodes:
- the LOC137656300 gene encoding protein FAM200A-like translates to MDVAVKVINFIRAKAKNHRLFQLLANEMGAQNVGLLFYTKVRWLSRGKSLSRLYELRLETEIFLRENENNLHVHFDNEEFVMMLAYLADIFGRLNEMNQSLQGHDVTVSDVQDKLAGLSARMGVWQARIEAGSTASFPFLDEHLQTQRIELPIGIKDCIIGHLDILSAEFKSYFDDAPLDVPWHRDPFNTEIEPTEDEAEELAELKVSKAMKLAFSNREDLSSFWLSVQDAYPLLSKKASEMHVQFATIYLCESGFSDLATIKMKSRNRLDVGNDVRLALSKTEPDIRGHVTRAQQQVSH, encoded by the coding sequence ATGGACGTTGCGGTCAAAGTGATCAACTTCATTCGTGCGAAGGCCAAAAATCATCGGCTCTTCCAACTTCTGGCCAACGAAATGGGAGCGCAAAATGTGGGACTTCTGTTTTACACCAAAGTTCGTTGGCTATCGAGGGGGAAAAGCCTCTCTCGGTTGTATGAACTCCGGTTGGAGACAGAAATTTTCCTGCGAGAGAACGAAAATAACCTCCATGTCCACTTCGACAATGAAGAGTTCGTCATGATGCTCGCCTACCTGGCCGATATATTCGGCCGACTCAACGAAATGAACCAGTCTTTGCAAGGCCATGATGTGACAGTCAGTGACGTTCAAGACAAGCTTGCCGGACTGTCTGCTCGAATGGGAGTCTGGCAGGCACGAATCGAGGCCGGATCCACAGCCTCGTTTCCTTTCTTGGACGAGCATCTGCAGACGCAGAGGATTGAACTTCCCATCGGCATCAAAGATTGCATCATTGGACATCTCGACATTCTCTCCGCTGAGTTCAAATCTTATTTCGACGATGCTCCATTGGATGTTCCATGGCACAGAGACCCATTCAACACCGAAATTGAACCTACTGAAGACGAAGCAGAGGAGCTCGCAGAGTTGAAGGTCTCAAAAGCAATGAAGCTGGCCTTCAGTAACAGAGAAGACCTCTCCAGCTTCTGGTTGTCTGTTCAGGATGCATATCCACTACTCAGCAAGAAGGCATCCGAAATGCACGTTCAATTCGCCACAATATACCTTTGCGAATCTGGATTTTCTGACCTGGCGACCATTAAAATGAAGTCCAGAAACCGTCTTGATGTTGGGAACGATGTTCGCCTTGCTTTGTCCAAGACGGAGCCGGACATAAGAGGCCACGTCACACGAGCCCAACAGCAAGTGTCTCATTGA